A DNA window from Ostrea edulis chromosome 5, xbOstEdul1.1, whole genome shotgun sequence contains the following coding sequences:
- the LOC125650441 gene encoding dynein regulatory complex subunit 7-like isoform X4 — MDSSDLNEGEVAENENDDVIKEEDETEREEGEDLTEDAEALKAELAKIVVHPPSYEPSPMEEFDQAEFSPSYKDNLPKENLVLQYAENFRRQMVQLYRDRKPLSLNPVNECGVEKFVCTTIRPTLLEFKELYNWDGAAEFVADYLNIEPLKPEYELPKRLISPATVLRRQKGNCFEYSTLLCSLLIGAGYDAYVISGYATKETCLADESRDICPLLKKKEEVKEEAKKREMKKYNVKPPRDLRSKFELKQEAKRDAEKQAEKEKLRKEEEERIAEMEKPPPDPYYGLRVHAWVLVLSGKREVPENFFIEPFTGLSHPMDSCNYLGIESAWNNVNYWVNMQDCSEGVKGLSFDLGDPTVWEYMFPNNDKPLLKVPDAEDDLNDMDDDEDDEEHEVEKYLDMPPSWVDALKLSLRDFQMRCPHGKKTKVYKRAKLEKFAHYLMKDGLISRLSVYEDRELTDLIKVHEYYAHRLDKLTQRLTNHRTGQVCENFDPGRPRCLKEHQFKSSAPGPENERVMLFYHVARVDGLVKREETPSEMTEEYDNRDDFLYYKYVEFGKRAKKFGPQETSSANKGRPINKMIQKFHRNRSKPANEDIAELIFHIAEDKIQLSYHTEDLRIAASTREFLKPPNWDEKGAVLTFSSEMHQTFQVDPTLPMNKQVELYETLMELLKAEEKCRNEVRDSQNEVRNILDDRTKEEAASELDISVYDTERNEKAKKHRRELERQQLEEKMRKQEMDIDYLAPFLAKIGSPEKLSKQQAFSLKEECLADLKQRLIDKANLIQARFEKESQELEKKQAWYQQNQVSMGKEDEEEYLTYCKEAIFRIHILDLRLTRHKEQAPHKYMQLEQKLRNDDRLSEFF, encoded by the exons ATGGATTCCTCAGACCTTAACGAGGGTGAAGTTGCTGAAAATGAGAACGACGACGTCATTAAAGAGGAAGATGAAACTGAAAGAGAAGAAGGGGAAGATCTTACTGAAGATGCCGAGGCTTTGAAAGCTGAATTAGCAAAGATTGTAGTGCATCCGCCTTCGTATGAACC GTCACCAATGGAAGAATTTGATCAAGCTGAGTTTTCACCATCATACAAAGACAATTTGCCGAAAGAGAATCTAGTGCTTCAATATGCAGAAAACTTCAGAAGGCAGATGGTCCAGCTGTACAGGGACAGAAAACCACTGTCTCTGAATCCAGTGAATGAATGTGGAGTTGAG AAATTTGTTTGTACAACTATTCGACCAACACTGCTAGAATTTAAGGAGCTGTACAACTGGGATGGAGCTGCTGAGTTTGTTGCAGATTATTTAAACATTGAGCCCCTGAAACCTGAATATGAACTG CCAAAAAGGTTGATTTCTCCAGCAACTGTGTTAAGACGTCAGAAAGGAAATTGCTTTGAGTACAGCACATTGCTGTGTTCTCTTCTCATTGGAGCTGGTTATGATGCTTATGTTATCAGTGGATATGCAACTAAGGAGACGTGTCTAGCAGATGAGTCAAGAGACATTTGCCCTCTCCTTAAGAAGAAAGAAGAG GTAAAAGAAGAAGCTAAGAAGAGAGAAATGAAGAAATACAATGTAAAGCCCCCTCGTGATCTGAGGAGTAAGTTTGAATTGAAACAGGAAGCTAAGAGAGATGCTGAAAAGCAAGCAGAGAAAGAAAAGCTGAGGAAGGAGGAGGAGGAAAGGATAGCG GAGATGGAGAAACCACCACCGGACCCCTACTATGGTCTCCGTGTCCATGCCTGGGTGTTAGTTTTGTCTGGTAAGAGGGAGGTACCAGAGAACTTTTTCATTGAGCCATTTACTGGACTTTCCCACCCAATGGATAGCTGTAACTACCTGGGAATTGAGTCGGCGTGGAACAACGTCAACTACTGGGTCAACATGCAAGACTGTTCTGAAGGGGTCAAG GGTTTGAGTTTTGACCTTGGTGACCCTACAGTTTGGGAGTACATGTTCCCAAACAATGACAAGCCCTTGTTGAAGGTGCCTGATGCAGAAGATGATCTGAATGACATGGATGATGATGAG GATGATGAGGAGCATGAGGTTGAAAAGTATCTAGACATGCCACCATCTTGGGTTGATGCACTCAAACTTTCCCTCAGAG ATTTCCAGATGCGATGTCCACATGGTAAGAAGACAAAGGTGTACAAGCGAGCTAAGCTGGAAAAGTTCGCTCACTATCTGATGAAGGACGGCCTCATCTCCCGACTAAGTGTCTATGAAGACAGAGAGT TGACAGATCTGATTAAAGTTCATGAGTACTATGCCCACCGATTGGACAAACTGACACAGAGGCTGACCAATCACAGAACAGGTCAAGTGTGTGAGAACTTTGATCCGGGCAGGCCAAGATGTCTTAAAG AGCATCAGTTTAAGTCCAGTGCACCAGGACCAGAAAATGAGAGAGTTATGCTGTTTTACCATGTGGCCCGAGTGGATGGCCTTGTGAAAAGGGAGGAAACTCCGAGTGAGATGACGGAGGAGTACGACAACAGGGATGACTTCCTGTACTATAAATATGTCGAGTTCGGAAAACGAGCCAAAAAATTTGGACCCCAAGAAACATCAAGTGCCAATAAAGGAAGACcaataaat AAAATGATCCAGAAATTCCACAGAAACAGGAGCAAGCCTGCTAATGAGGATATTGCTGAGTTAATATTCCACATAGCTGAGGATAAGATACAACTGTCTTACCACACGGAGGATTTGAGGATTGCAGCTTCAACCCGGGAATTTCTCAAACCTCCAAACTGGGACGAGAAAGGAGCTGTGCTAACCTTCTCCTCTGAAATGCATCAAACCTTCCAG GTTGATCCCACCCTACCCATGAACAAACAAGTAGAGCTGTATGAAACGCTAATGGAGTTGTTAAAAGCAGAGGAAAAATGTCGAAATGAAGTTAGGGACTCACAGAATGAG GTTAGGAACATCTTGGATGATAGAACAAAAGAGGAGGCCGCCTCGGAGCTTGACATATCTGTTTATGACACAGAAAGAAATGAAAAGGCAAAGAAACACAGAAGGGAACTG GAAAGACAACAACTTGAAGAGAAGATGAGGAAACAAGAAATGGACATCGACTACCTGGCCCCATTCTTGGCCAAGATTGGTAGCCCCGAGAAGTTAAGCAAACAACAGGCCTTCAGTCTGAAGGAGGAGTGTCTGGCAGACCTCAAACAGAGACTTATCGACAAGGCCAACCTCATCCAGGCCAGGTTTGAGAAG GAGAGCCAGGAGTTGGAGAAGAAGCAGGCTTGGTACCAACAGAACCAGGTCTCCATGGGTAAAGAGGACGAGGAAGAATACCTGACTTACTGTAAGGAGGCCATCTTCCGGATCCACATCCTCGATCTTCGACTTACAAG ACACAAGGAGCAAGCCCCTCACAAGTATATGCAGCTAGAACAGAAGCTCAGAAACGACGACAGGCTATCAGAATTTTTCTGA
- the LOC125650441 gene encoding dynein regulatory complex subunit 7-like isoform X3: MDSSDLNEGEVAENENDDVIKEEDETEREEGEDLTEDAEALKAELAKIVVHPPSYEPSPMEEFDQAEFSPSYKDNLPKENLVLQYAENFRRQMVQLYRDRKPLSLNPVNECGVEKFVCTTIRPTLLEFKELYNWDGAAEFVADYLNIEPLKPEYELPKRLISPATVLRRQKGNCFEYSTLLCSLLIGAGYDAYVISGYATKETCLADESRDICPLLKKKEEVKEEAKKREMKKYNVKPPRDLRSKFELKQEAKRDAEKQAEKEKLRKEEEERIAEMEKPPPDPYYGLRVHAWVLVLSGKREVPENFFIEPFTGLSHPMDSCNYLGIESAWNNVNYWVNMQDCSEGVKGLSFDLGDPTVWEYMFPNNDKPLLKVPDAEDDLNDMDDDEHVEHGDDDEEHEVEKYLDMPPSWVDALKLSLRDFQMRCPHGKKTKVYKRAKLEKFAHYLMKDGLISRLSVYEDRELTDLIKVHEYYAHRLDKLTQRLTNHRTGQVCENFDPGRPRCLKEHQFKSSAPGPENERVMLFYHVARVDGLVKREETPSEMTEEYDNRDDFLYYKYVEFGKRAKKFGPQETSSANKGRPINKMIQKFHRNRSKPANEDIAELIFHIAEDKIQLSYHTEDLRIAASTREFLKPPNWDEKGAVLTFSSEMHQTFQVDPTLPMNKQVELYETLMELLKAEEKCRNEVRDSQNEVRNILDDRTKEEAASELDISVYDTERNEKAKKHRRELERQQLEEKMRKQEMDIDYLAPFLAKIGSPEKLSKQQAFSLKEECLADLKQRLIDKANLIQARFEKESQELEKKQAWYQQNQVSMGKEDEEEYLTYCKEAIFRIHILDLRLTRHKEQAPHKYMQLEQKLRNDDRLSEFF; this comes from the exons ATGGATTCCTCAGACCTTAACGAGGGTGAAGTTGCTGAAAATGAGAACGACGACGTCATTAAAGAGGAAGATGAAACTGAAAGAGAAGAAGGGGAAGATCTTACTGAAGATGCCGAGGCTTTGAAAGCTGAATTAGCAAAGATTGTAGTGCATCCGCCTTCGTATGAACC GTCACCAATGGAAGAATTTGATCAAGCTGAGTTTTCACCATCATACAAAGACAATTTGCCGAAAGAGAATCTAGTGCTTCAATATGCAGAAAACTTCAGAAGGCAGATGGTCCAGCTGTACAGGGACAGAAAACCACTGTCTCTGAATCCAGTGAATGAATGTGGAGTTGAG AAATTTGTTTGTACAACTATTCGACCAACACTGCTAGAATTTAAGGAGCTGTACAACTGGGATGGAGCTGCTGAGTTTGTTGCAGATTATTTAAACATTGAGCCCCTGAAACCTGAATATGAACTG CCAAAAAGGTTGATTTCTCCAGCAACTGTGTTAAGACGTCAGAAAGGAAATTGCTTTGAGTACAGCACATTGCTGTGTTCTCTTCTCATTGGAGCTGGTTATGATGCTTATGTTATCAGTGGATATGCAACTAAGGAGACGTGTCTAGCAGATGAGTCAAGAGACATTTGCCCTCTCCTTAAGAAGAAAGAAGAG GTAAAAGAAGAAGCTAAGAAGAGAGAAATGAAGAAATACAATGTAAAGCCCCCTCGTGATCTGAGGAGTAAGTTTGAATTGAAACAGGAAGCTAAGAGAGATGCTGAAAAGCAAGCAGAGAAAGAAAAGCTGAGGAAGGAGGAGGAGGAAAGGATAGCG GAGATGGAGAAACCACCACCGGACCCCTACTATGGTCTCCGTGTCCATGCCTGGGTGTTAGTTTTGTCTGGTAAGAGGGAGGTACCAGAGAACTTTTTCATTGAGCCATTTACTGGACTTTCCCACCCAATGGATAGCTGTAACTACCTGGGAATTGAGTCGGCGTGGAACAACGTCAACTACTGGGTCAACATGCAAGACTGTTCTGAAGGGGTCAAG GGTTTGAGTTTTGACCTTGGTGACCCTACAGTTTGGGAGTACATGTTCCCAAACAATGACAAGCCCTTGTTGAAGGTGCCTGATGCAGAAGATGATCTGAATGACATGGATGATGATGAG CATGTAGAGCATGGAGAT GATGATGAGGAGCATGAGGTTGAAAAGTATCTAGACATGCCACCATCTTGGGTTGATGCACTCAAACTTTCCCTCAGAG ATTTCCAGATGCGATGTCCACATGGTAAGAAGACAAAGGTGTACAAGCGAGCTAAGCTGGAAAAGTTCGCTCACTATCTGATGAAGGACGGCCTCATCTCCCGACTAAGTGTCTATGAAGACAGAGAGT TGACAGATCTGATTAAAGTTCATGAGTACTATGCCCACCGATTGGACAAACTGACACAGAGGCTGACCAATCACAGAACAGGTCAAGTGTGTGAGAACTTTGATCCGGGCAGGCCAAGATGTCTTAAAG AGCATCAGTTTAAGTCCAGTGCACCAGGACCAGAAAATGAGAGAGTTATGCTGTTTTACCATGTGGCCCGAGTGGATGGCCTTGTGAAAAGGGAGGAAACTCCGAGTGAGATGACGGAGGAGTACGACAACAGGGATGACTTCCTGTACTATAAATATGTCGAGTTCGGAAAACGAGCCAAAAAATTTGGACCCCAAGAAACATCAAGTGCCAATAAAGGAAGACcaataaat AAAATGATCCAGAAATTCCACAGAAACAGGAGCAAGCCTGCTAATGAGGATATTGCTGAGTTAATATTCCACATAGCTGAGGATAAGATACAACTGTCTTACCACACGGAGGATTTGAGGATTGCAGCTTCAACCCGGGAATTTCTCAAACCTCCAAACTGGGACGAGAAAGGAGCTGTGCTAACCTTCTCCTCTGAAATGCATCAAACCTTCCAG GTTGATCCCACCCTACCCATGAACAAACAAGTAGAGCTGTATGAAACGCTAATGGAGTTGTTAAAAGCAGAGGAAAAATGTCGAAATGAAGTTAGGGACTCACAGAATGAG GTTAGGAACATCTTGGATGATAGAACAAAAGAGGAGGCCGCCTCGGAGCTTGACATATCTGTTTATGACACAGAAAGAAATGAAAAGGCAAAGAAACACAGAAGGGAACTG GAAAGACAACAACTTGAAGAGAAGATGAGGAAACAAGAAATGGACATCGACTACCTGGCCCCATTCTTGGCCAAGATTGGTAGCCCCGAGAAGTTAAGCAAACAACAGGCCTTCAGTCTGAAGGAGGAGTGTCTGGCAGACCTCAAACAGAGACTTATCGACAAGGCCAACCTCATCCAGGCCAGGTTTGAGAAG GAGAGCCAGGAGTTGGAGAAGAAGCAGGCTTGGTACCAACAGAACCAGGTCTCCATGGGTAAAGAGGACGAGGAAGAATACCTGACTTACTGTAAGGAGGCCATCTTCCGGATCCACATCCTCGATCTTCGACTTACAAG ACACAAGGAGCAAGCCCCTCACAAGTATATGCAGCTAGAACAGAAGCTCAGAAACGACGACAGGCTATCAGAATTTTTCTGA
- the LOC125650441 gene encoding dynein regulatory complex subunit 7-like isoform X2 produces the protein MDSSDLNEGEVAENENDDVIKEEDETEREEGEDLTEDAEALKAELAKIVVHPPSYEPSPMEEFDQAEFSPSYKDNLPKENLVLQYAENFRRQMVQLYRDRKPLSLNPVNECGVEKFVCTTIRPTLLEFKELYNWDGAAEFVADYLNIEPLKPEYELPKRLISPATVLRRQKGNCFEYSTLLCSLLIGAGYDAYVISGYATKETCLADESRDICPLLKKKEEVKEEAKKREMKKYNVKPPRDLRSKFELKQEAKRDAEKQAEKEKLRKEEEERIAEMEKPPPDPYYGLRVHAWVLVLSGKREVPENFFIEPFTGLSHPMDSCNYLGIESAWNNVNYWVNMQDCSEGVKGLSFDLGDPTVWEYMFPNNDKPLLKVPDAEDDLNDMDDDERKYTSSSIATDDEEHEVEKYLDMPPSWVDALKLSLRDFQMRCPHGKKTKVYKRAKLEKFAHYLMKDGLISRLSVYEDRELTDLIKVHEYYAHRLDKLTQRLTNHRTGQVCENFDPGRPRCLKEHQFKSSAPGPENERVMLFYHVARVDGLVKREETPSEMTEEYDNRDDFLYYKYVEFGKRAKKFGPQETSSANKGRPINKMIQKFHRNRSKPANEDIAELIFHIAEDKIQLSYHTEDLRIAASTREFLKPPNWDEKGAVLTFSSEMHQTFQVDPTLPMNKQVELYETLMELLKAEEKCRNEVRDSQNEVRNILDDRTKEEAASELDISVYDTERNEKAKKHRRELERQQLEEKMRKQEMDIDYLAPFLAKIGSPEKLSKQQAFSLKEECLADLKQRLIDKANLIQARFEKESQELEKKQAWYQQNQVSMGKEDEEEYLTYCKEAIFRIHILDLRLTRHKEQAPHKYMQLEQKLRNDDRLSEFF, from the exons ATGGATTCCTCAGACCTTAACGAGGGTGAAGTTGCTGAAAATGAGAACGACGACGTCATTAAAGAGGAAGATGAAACTGAAAGAGAAGAAGGGGAAGATCTTACTGAAGATGCCGAGGCTTTGAAAGCTGAATTAGCAAAGATTGTAGTGCATCCGCCTTCGTATGAACC GTCACCAATGGAAGAATTTGATCAAGCTGAGTTTTCACCATCATACAAAGACAATTTGCCGAAAGAGAATCTAGTGCTTCAATATGCAGAAAACTTCAGAAGGCAGATGGTCCAGCTGTACAGGGACAGAAAACCACTGTCTCTGAATCCAGTGAATGAATGTGGAGTTGAG AAATTTGTTTGTACAACTATTCGACCAACACTGCTAGAATTTAAGGAGCTGTACAACTGGGATGGAGCTGCTGAGTTTGTTGCAGATTATTTAAACATTGAGCCCCTGAAACCTGAATATGAACTG CCAAAAAGGTTGATTTCTCCAGCAACTGTGTTAAGACGTCAGAAAGGAAATTGCTTTGAGTACAGCACATTGCTGTGTTCTCTTCTCATTGGAGCTGGTTATGATGCTTATGTTATCAGTGGATATGCAACTAAGGAGACGTGTCTAGCAGATGAGTCAAGAGACATTTGCCCTCTCCTTAAGAAGAAAGAAGAG GTAAAAGAAGAAGCTAAGAAGAGAGAAATGAAGAAATACAATGTAAAGCCCCCTCGTGATCTGAGGAGTAAGTTTGAATTGAAACAGGAAGCTAAGAGAGATGCTGAAAAGCAAGCAGAGAAAGAAAAGCTGAGGAAGGAGGAGGAGGAAAGGATAGCG GAGATGGAGAAACCACCACCGGACCCCTACTATGGTCTCCGTGTCCATGCCTGGGTGTTAGTTTTGTCTGGTAAGAGGGAGGTACCAGAGAACTTTTTCATTGAGCCATTTACTGGACTTTCCCACCCAATGGATAGCTGTAACTACCTGGGAATTGAGTCGGCGTGGAACAACGTCAACTACTGGGTCAACATGCAAGACTGTTCTGAAGGGGTCAAG GGTTTGAGTTTTGACCTTGGTGACCCTACAGTTTGGGAGTACATGTTCCCAAACAATGACAAGCCCTTGTTGAAGGTGCCTGATGCAGAAGATGATCTGAATGACATGGATGATGATGAG AGAAAATACACGTCCTCATCCATTGCTACT GATGATGAGGAGCATGAGGTTGAAAAGTATCTAGACATGCCACCATCTTGGGTTGATGCACTCAAACTTTCCCTCAGAG ATTTCCAGATGCGATGTCCACATGGTAAGAAGACAAAGGTGTACAAGCGAGCTAAGCTGGAAAAGTTCGCTCACTATCTGATGAAGGACGGCCTCATCTCCCGACTAAGTGTCTATGAAGACAGAGAGT TGACAGATCTGATTAAAGTTCATGAGTACTATGCCCACCGATTGGACAAACTGACACAGAGGCTGACCAATCACAGAACAGGTCAAGTGTGTGAGAACTTTGATCCGGGCAGGCCAAGATGTCTTAAAG AGCATCAGTTTAAGTCCAGTGCACCAGGACCAGAAAATGAGAGAGTTATGCTGTTTTACCATGTGGCCCGAGTGGATGGCCTTGTGAAAAGGGAGGAAACTCCGAGTGAGATGACGGAGGAGTACGACAACAGGGATGACTTCCTGTACTATAAATATGTCGAGTTCGGAAAACGAGCCAAAAAATTTGGACCCCAAGAAACATCAAGTGCCAATAAAGGAAGACcaataaat AAAATGATCCAGAAATTCCACAGAAACAGGAGCAAGCCTGCTAATGAGGATATTGCTGAGTTAATATTCCACATAGCTGAGGATAAGATACAACTGTCTTACCACACGGAGGATTTGAGGATTGCAGCTTCAACCCGGGAATTTCTCAAACCTCCAAACTGGGACGAGAAAGGAGCTGTGCTAACCTTCTCCTCTGAAATGCATCAAACCTTCCAG GTTGATCCCACCCTACCCATGAACAAACAAGTAGAGCTGTATGAAACGCTAATGGAGTTGTTAAAAGCAGAGGAAAAATGTCGAAATGAAGTTAGGGACTCACAGAATGAG GTTAGGAACATCTTGGATGATAGAACAAAAGAGGAGGCCGCCTCGGAGCTTGACATATCTGTTTATGACACAGAAAGAAATGAAAAGGCAAAGAAACACAGAAGGGAACTG GAAAGACAACAACTTGAAGAGAAGATGAGGAAACAAGAAATGGACATCGACTACCTGGCCCCATTCTTGGCCAAGATTGGTAGCCCCGAGAAGTTAAGCAAACAACAGGCCTTCAGTCTGAAGGAGGAGTGTCTGGCAGACCTCAAACAGAGACTTATCGACAAGGCCAACCTCATCCAGGCCAGGTTTGAGAAG GAGAGCCAGGAGTTGGAGAAGAAGCAGGCTTGGTACCAACAGAACCAGGTCTCCATGGGTAAAGAGGACGAGGAAGAATACCTGACTTACTGTAAGGAGGCCATCTTCCGGATCCACATCCTCGATCTTCGACTTACAAG ACACAAGGAGCAAGCCCCTCACAAGTATATGCAGCTAGAACAGAAGCTCAGAAACGACGACAGGCTATCAGAATTTTTCTGA
- the LOC125650441 gene encoding dynein regulatory complex subunit 7-like isoform X1 yields MDSSDLNEGEVAENENDDVIKEEDETEREEGEDLTEDAEALKAELAKIVVHPPSYEPSPMEEFDQAEFSPSYKDNLPKENLVLQYAENFRRQMVQLYRDRKPLSLNPVNECGVEKFVCTTIRPTLLEFKELYNWDGAAEFVADYLNIEPLKPEYELPKRLISPATVLRRQKGNCFEYSTLLCSLLIGAGYDAYVISGYATKETCLADESRDICPLLKKKEEVKEEAKKREMKKYNVKPPRDLRSKFELKQEAKRDAEKQAEKEKLRKEEEERIAEMEKPPPDPYYGLRVHAWVLVLSGKREVPENFFIEPFTGLSHPMDSCNYLGIESAWNNVNYWVNMQDCSEGVKGLSFDLGDPTVWEYMFPNNDKPLLKVPDAEDDLNDMDDDERTATSGRTRENTRTSMAMDDEEHEVEKYLDMPPSWVDALKLSLRDFQMRCPHGKKTKVYKRAKLEKFAHYLMKDGLISRLSVYEDRELTDLIKVHEYYAHRLDKLTQRLTNHRTGQVCENFDPGRPRCLKEHQFKSSAPGPENERVMLFYHVARVDGLVKREETPSEMTEEYDNRDDFLYYKYVEFGKRAKKFGPQETSSANKGRPINKMIQKFHRNRSKPANEDIAELIFHIAEDKIQLSYHTEDLRIAASTREFLKPPNWDEKGAVLTFSSEMHQTFQVDPTLPMNKQVELYETLMELLKAEEKCRNEVRDSQNEVRNILDDRTKEEAASELDISVYDTERNEKAKKHRRELERQQLEEKMRKQEMDIDYLAPFLAKIGSPEKLSKQQAFSLKEECLADLKQRLIDKANLIQARFEKESQELEKKQAWYQQNQVSMGKEDEEEYLTYCKEAIFRIHILDLRLTRHKEQAPHKYMQLEQKLRNDDRLSEFF; encoded by the exons ATGGATTCCTCAGACCTTAACGAGGGTGAAGTTGCTGAAAATGAGAACGACGACGTCATTAAAGAGGAAGATGAAACTGAAAGAGAAGAAGGGGAAGATCTTACTGAAGATGCCGAGGCTTTGAAAGCTGAATTAGCAAAGATTGTAGTGCATCCGCCTTCGTATGAACC GTCACCAATGGAAGAATTTGATCAAGCTGAGTTTTCACCATCATACAAAGACAATTTGCCGAAAGAGAATCTAGTGCTTCAATATGCAGAAAACTTCAGAAGGCAGATGGTCCAGCTGTACAGGGACAGAAAACCACTGTCTCTGAATCCAGTGAATGAATGTGGAGTTGAG AAATTTGTTTGTACAACTATTCGACCAACACTGCTAGAATTTAAGGAGCTGTACAACTGGGATGGAGCTGCTGAGTTTGTTGCAGATTATTTAAACATTGAGCCCCTGAAACCTGAATATGAACTG CCAAAAAGGTTGATTTCTCCAGCAACTGTGTTAAGACGTCAGAAAGGAAATTGCTTTGAGTACAGCACATTGCTGTGTTCTCTTCTCATTGGAGCTGGTTATGATGCTTATGTTATCAGTGGATATGCAACTAAGGAGACGTGTCTAGCAGATGAGTCAAGAGACATTTGCCCTCTCCTTAAGAAGAAAGAAGAG GTAAAAGAAGAAGCTAAGAAGAGAGAAATGAAGAAATACAATGTAAAGCCCCCTCGTGATCTGAGGAGTAAGTTTGAATTGAAACAGGAAGCTAAGAGAGATGCTGAAAAGCAAGCAGAGAAAGAAAAGCTGAGGAAGGAGGAGGAGGAAAGGATAGCG GAGATGGAGAAACCACCACCGGACCCCTACTATGGTCTCCGTGTCCATGCCTGGGTGTTAGTTTTGTCTGGTAAGAGGGAGGTACCAGAGAACTTTTTCATTGAGCCATTTACTGGACTTTCCCACCCAATGGATAGCTGTAACTACCTGGGAATTGAGTCGGCGTGGAACAACGTCAACTACTGGGTCAACATGCAAGACTGTTCTGAAGGGGTCAAG GGTTTGAGTTTTGACCTTGGTGACCCTACAGTTTGGGAGTACATGTTCCCAAACAATGACAAGCCCTTGTTGAAGGTGCCTGATGCAGAAGATGATCTGAATGACATGGATGATGATGAG AGAACAGCTACCAGTGGACGAACTCGGGAAAACACACGCACGTCCATGGCTATG GATGATGAGGAGCATGAGGTTGAAAAGTATCTAGACATGCCACCATCTTGGGTTGATGCACTCAAACTTTCCCTCAGAG ATTTCCAGATGCGATGTCCACATGGTAAGAAGACAAAGGTGTACAAGCGAGCTAAGCTGGAAAAGTTCGCTCACTATCTGATGAAGGACGGCCTCATCTCCCGACTAAGTGTCTATGAAGACAGAGAGT TGACAGATCTGATTAAAGTTCATGAGTACTATGCCCACCGATTGGACAAACTGACACAGAGGCTGACCAATCACAGAACAGGTCAAGTGTGTGAGAACTTTGATCCGGGCAGGCCAAGATGTCTTAAAG AGCATCAGTTTAAGTCCAGTGCACCAGGACCAGAAAATGAGAGAGTTATGCTGTTTTACCATGTGGCCCGAGTGGATGGCCTTGTGAAAAGGGAGGAAACTCCGAGTGAGATGACGGAGGAGTACGACAACAGGGATGACTTCCTGTACTATAAATATGTCGAGTTCGGAAAACGAGCCAAAAAATTTGGACCCCAAGAAACATCAAGTGCCAATAAAGGAAGACcaataaat AAAATGATCCAGAAATTCCACAGAAACAGGAGCAAGCCTGCTAATGAGGATATTGCTGAGTTAATATTCCACATAGCTGAGGATAAGATACAACTGTCTTACCACACGGAGGATTTGAGGATTGCAGCTTCAACCCGGGAATTTCTCAAACCTCCAAACTGGGACGAGAAAGGAGCTGTGCTAACCTTCTCCTCTGAAATGCATCAAACCTTCCAG GTTGATCCCACCCTACCCATGAACAAACAAGTAGAGCTGTATGAAACGCTAATGGAGTTGTTAAAAGCAGAGGAAAAATGTCGAAATGAAGTTAGGGACTCACAGAATGAG GTTAGGAACATCTTGGATGATAGAACAAAAGAGGAGGCCGCCTCGGAGCTTGACATATCTGTTTATGACACAGAAAGAAATGAAAAGGCAAAGAAACACAGAAGGGAACTG GAAAGACAACAACTTGAAGAGAAGATGAGGAAACAAGAAATGGACATCGACTACCTGGCCCCATTCTTGGCCAAGATTGGTAGCCCCGAGAAGTTAAGCAAACAACAGGCCTTCAGTCTGAAGGAGGAGTGTCTGGCAGACCTCAAACAGAGACTTATCGACAAGGCCAACCTCATCCAGGCCAGGTTTGAGAAG GAGAGCCAGGAGTTGGAGAAGAAGCAGGCTTGGTACCAACAGAACCAGGTCTCCATGGGTAAAGAGGACGAGGAAGAATACCTGACTTACTGTAAGGAGGCCATCTTCCGGATCCACATCCTCGATCTTCGACTTACAAG ACACAAGGAGCAAGCCCCTCACAAGTATATGCAGCTAGAACAGAAGCTCAGAAACGACGACAGGCTATCAGAATTTTTCTGA